One window of the Rhizorhabdus dicambivorans genome contains the following:
- a CDS encoding inorganic phosphate transporter yields the protein MEPALLSFPLLVGLIGIALAFDFLNGLHDAANSIATVVSTRVLKPHQAVAMAAFFNFIAFLFFGLHVAETVGKGIVNPEVVDAQVIFGALMGAISWNVITWLLGIPSSSSHALIGGLIGAGVAKAGTGAIVLSGVLKTSFAIVLSPTIGLVLALLLVLITSWVFVRSTPTAADRRYRRMQLVSASLYSLGHGGNDAQKTMGIIAVLLYSQGLLGGAFHVPFWVVITCQAAMGLGTLMGGWKIVHTMGSKITRLSPAQGFCAETGGAITLFGATWLGIPVSTTHTITGAIVGVGSSRRLSAVRWNVAGSIVIAWVITLPAAAAIGAGFYLLVGLF from the coding sequence ATGGAACCCGCCCTCCTCTCCTTTCCGCTGCTGGTCGGCCTGATCGGCATCGCGCTGGCCTTCGACTTCCTCAACGGCCTGCACGACGCCGCCAACTCGATCGCGACCGTGGTGTCGACCCGGGTGCTCAAGCCGCACCAGGCGGTGGCGATGGCCGCGTTCTTCAACTTCATCGCCTTCCTGTTCTTCGGCCTGCATGTCGCCGAGACGGTCGGCAAGGGCATCGTCAACCCCGAGGTGGTCGACGCGCAGGTGATCTTCGGCGCGCTGATGGGCGCGATCAGCTGGAACGTGATTACCTGGCTGCTCGGCATCCCCTCCTCGTCCAGCCATGCGCTGATCGGCGGGCTGATCGGCGCCGGTGTCGCCAAGGCGGGGACCGGCGCGATCGTGCTGTCGGGCGTGCTCAAGACGAGCTTCGCGATCGTGCTGTCGCCGACGATCGGCCTGGTGCTGGCGCTGCTGCTGGTGCTGATCACGAGCTGGGTGTTCGTCCGCTCCACGCCCACCGCGGCCGACCGGCGCTATCGCCGGATGCAGCTTGTCTCGGCCTCGCTCTATTCGCTCGGCCATGGCGGCAACGACGCCCAGAAGACGATGGGGATCATCGCCGTGCTGCTCTATTCGCAGGGGCTGCTCGGCGGGGCGTTCCACGTGCCCTTCTGGGTGGTGATCACCTGCCAGGCGGCGATGGGCCTGGGTACGCTGATGGGCGGCTGGAAGATCGTCCACACCATGGGATCGAAGATCACCCGGCTCAGCCCCGCGCAGGGCTTCTGCGCGGAAACGGGCGGCGCCATCACCCTATTCGGCGCGACCTGGCTGGGCATTCCGGTGTCGACCACCCACACCATCACCGGCGCGATCGTGGGCGTCGGATCGTCGCGTCGGCTGTCGGCGGTGCGCTGGAACGTGGCGGGCAGCATCGTCATCGCCTGGGTCATCACGCTGCCGGCGGCAGCGGCGATCGGCGCGGGCTTCTACCTGCTGGTGGGGCTGTTCTAG
- a CDS encoding UrcA family protein — MIRSTFILALAAATAMSVPAHAQDATSSTEVRYGDLNLTNADGAAALKARVTRAADKVCGVSSQLSLRSAASAKNCSKIAAAKAMPQVELALAKASTQLAESGRVTVAAH; from the coding sequence ATGATCCGCTCGACCTTCATCCTCGCCCTTGCCGCCGCGACCGCCATGTCCGTTCCGGCCCACGCCCAGGACGCTACCAGCAGCACCGAGGTCCGCTACGGTGATCTCAACCTGACCAATGCCGATGGCGCCGCCGCGCTGAAGGCGCGCGTGACCCGCGCCGCCGACAAGGTCTGCGGCGTCTCGAGCCAGCTCTCGCTGCGTTCGGCCGCCTCGGCAAAGAACTGCTCGAAGATCGCGGCGGCCAAGGCCATGCCGCAGGTCGAACTGGCGCTTGCCAAGGCCAGCACCCAGCTTGCCGAAAGCGGCCGGGTCACCGTCGCGGCCCACTGA
- a CDS encoding DUF47 family protein, giving the protein MRQIAVLPYRTNEAGQTEVLLITSRDTRRWVLPKGNRIKGLKSHEAASHEAYEEAGLVGIACPYAIGTYQYRKQRRNGTERPTTVDIFPFSVTAQLDEWPEKEERELRWFAPSDAAVSVDEPELRDILANFVPPVWNPGLAERFVNATRRHTAERFTIVRWFQALLPKQGSFFEQFEAHAALNVAAADALGKLLQGGPDMPIHCQEIFDRENDADDIIRDVLVDVRKTLITPFDRTAITSLIGSMDDAIDQMNQTAKAIMLYELKEFEPQMRDMAGIIVEAARITADAMPLLRDVGRNATRLHSLTERIVKLEGHADEIHDAGLKALFKAKSEKAAIAFVIGREIYSHLEKITDRFEDVANEIQGLVLDHA; this is encoded by the coding sequence ATTCGCCAGATTGCCGTCCTGCCCTATCGAACGAATGAAGCGGGCCAGACCGAGGTCCTGCTGATAACCTCGCGCGACACCCGCCGCTGGGTGCTGCCCAAGGGCAACCGGATCAAGGGCCTCAAGAGCCATGAGGCGGCAAGCCATGAGGCCTATGAGGAAGCCGGCCTGGTCGGCATCGCCTGCCCCTATGCGATCGGCACCTATCAATATCGCAAGCAGCGCCGCAACGGCACCGAGCGGCCGACGACAGTCGACATCTTTCCCTTCTCGGTCACCGCACAGCTCGACGAATGGCCGGAAAAGGAGGAACGCGAGCTACGCTGGTTCGCCCCTTCCGACGCCGCCGTCTCGGTGGACGAGCCCGAACTGCGCGACATCCTCGCCAATTTCGTACCCCCCGTCTGGAATCCCGGACTGGCCGAGCGCTTCGTCAACGCGACACGCCGCCACACAGCAGAAAGGTTCACCATCGTGCGCTGGTTCCAGGCATTGCTGCCCAAGCAGGGCAGCTTCTTCGAACAGTTCGAGGCGCATGCCGCGCTCAACGTCGCTGCGGCCGACGCGCTCGGCAAGCTGCTCCAGGGCGGGCCGGACATGCCCATCCACTGCCAGGAGATCTTCGACCGCGAGAATGACGCGGACGACATCATCCGCGACGTGCTGGTGGATGTGCGCAAGACGCTGATCACGCCGTTCGACCGGACCGCGATCACCAGCCTGATCGGATCGATGGACGACGCGATCGACCAGATGAACCAGACCGCCAAGGCGATCATGCTGTACGAGCTCAAGGAGTTCGAGCCGCAGATGCGCGACATGGCCGGGATCATCGTCGAAGCCGCGCGGATCACCGCCGACGCGATGCCGCTGCTGCGCGATGTCGGCCGCAACGCGACCCGCCTCCATTCGCTGACCGAGCGGATCGTCAAGCTCGAAGGCCATGCCGACGAGATCCATGACGCCGGCCTGAAGGCGCTGTTCAAGGCGAAGAGCGAGAAGGCGGCGATCGCCTTCGTCATCGGCCGCGAGATCTACAGCCACCTCGAGAAGATCACCGACCGGTTCGAGGATGTCGCCAACGAGATCCAGGGCCTGGTGCTCGATCACGCCTGA
- a CDS encoding alpha,alpha-trehalose-phosphate synthase (UDP-forming), whose amino-acid sequence MSRLIIISNRVQPPTGEGGGGNQGGLAVALSAALRESSGIWFGWSGETTDQFTGHINLQRAFGVTTATIDLEEQDVDEYYNGYANRTLWPLFHYRMDLAEFESGFAEGYERVNQRFAETLEPLIESDDLVWVHDYHMVPLGQYLRDRGITNRIGFFLHIPWPPYRLLLSLPNHRQLVETLFAYDVVGFQTRDSLDSFRDYVRQEMGGSVAEDGRITVGDRSMMAIHCPIGIDTANFLEATQSTAARYAYYRMRQSSSGREMIIGVDRLDYSKGLEERFLGYERLLQQREDLHGEVFLLQIAPPSRGDVQSYQEIRASLDALSGRINGAYADVEWVPIRYVNRGYPRDRLAGIYRAAKVGLVTPLRDGMNLVAKEYVAAQDPEDPGILILSQFAGAAEQLTQALLINPYSPEDIADAIARALEMPLDERKARWRACMDNIEAEDVLWWRKRFTDALEGVGQSVE is encoded by the coding sequence ATGAGCCGCCTGATCATCATATCCAACCGGGTCCAGCCGCCGACCGGAGAGGGCGGCGGCGGCAACCAGGGCGGCCTCGCGGTGGCGCTGTCGGCGGCGCTCAGGGAATCGAGCGGCATCTGGTTCGGCTGGTCGGGCGAGACCACCGATCAGTTCACCGGCCATATCAATCTCCAGCGCGCCTTCGGCGTCACCACCGCGACGATCGACCTGGAGGAGCAGGACGTCGACGAATATTATAACGGCTATGCCAACCGGACGCTGTGGCCGCTGTTCCATTACCGGATGGACCTGGCCGAGTTCGAAAGCGGCTTCGCGGAGGGCTATGAACGGGTCAACCAGCGCTTCGCCGAAACGCTGGAACCGCTGATCGAGAGCGACGATCTCGTCTGGGTCCACGACTATCACATGGTCCCGCTCGGCCAGTATCTGCGCGACCGGGGCATCACCAACCGGATCGGCTTCTTCCTGCACATCCCCTGGCCGCCATACCGGCTGCTGCTGTCACTGCCCAATCATCGTCAGCTGGTCGAGACGCTGTTCGCCTATGACGTGGTGGGTTTCCAGACGCGGGATTCGCTCGACAGCTTCCGCGACTATGTCCGGCAGGAAATGGGCGGCAGCGTCGCGGAGGACGGGCGGATCACGGTCGGGGACCGCTCGATGATGGCGATCCACTGCCCGATCGGCATCGACACCGCCAATTTCCTGGAGGCGACCCAGTCGACCGCCGCGCGCTACGCCTATTACCGGATGCGTCAGTCGAGCAGCGGGCGGGAGATGATCATCGGCGTGGACCGGCTCGATTATTCCAAGGGCCTGGAGGAACGCTTCCTCGGCTATGAGCGCCTGCTCCAGCAGCGCGAGGACCTGCATGGGGAGGTGTTCCTGCTCCAGATCGCGCCGCCTTCGCGCGGGGACGTGCAGAGCTATCAGGAGATACGCGCGTCGCTGGATGCGCTGTCGGGCCGGATCAACGGCGCCTATGCCGATGTCGAATGGGTACCGATCCGCTATGTCAACCGCGGCTATCCGCGCGACCGGCTGGCCGGCATCTATCGCGCCGCCAAGGTCGGCCTCGTCACTCCCCTGCGCGACGGCATGAACCTCGTCGCCAAGGAATATGTCGCGGCACAGGATCCGGAAGACCCCGGCATACTGATCCTCTCGCAATTCGCGGGCGCCGCCGAGCAGCTTACCCAGGCGCTGCTGATCAACCCCTACAGCCCCGAGGACATCGCCGACGCGATCGCGCGGGCGCTGGAAATGCCGCTGGACGAACGCAAGGCCCGCTGGCGCGCCTGCATGGACAATATCGAGGCCGAGGACGTCCTGTGGTGGAGGAAACGCTTCACCGACGCGCTGGAGGGGGTGGGGCAGTCGGTGGAGTGA
- a CDS encoding TetR/AcrR family transcriptional regulator has product MDIRPADDGAASPFRTREQRAEERSAKRRALLAAAVRMFNERGFHATLLEDVAASLSISKPTIYHYLGNKEQVLLECIAVGLEGYWSAIEQARALNGDGLTRLRHFLHLYALANMEDFGRCVIRTGAEPLSPEGARGFREAKRAIDAAMRDFIEQGQADGSIASSDPKILAFTLAGALNWPARWHVPGGELGADEIARQMVDILTSGLAPRR; this is encoded by the coding sequence ATGGATATCAGGCCTGCAGACGATGGTGCCGCGTCGCCCTTCCGGACGCGCGAGCAGAGGGCGGAGGAGCGCTCGGCCAAGCGCAGGGCGCTTCTCGCGGCGGCGGTGCGGATGTTCAACGAACGCGGCTTCCACGCCACGCTGCTGGAGGATGTGGCGGCGAGCCTGAGCATCTCCAAGCCGACCATCTACCATTATCTGGGCAACAAGGAGCAGGTGCTGCTCGAATGCATCGCCGTCGGCCTGGAGGGCTATTGGTCGGCGATCGAGCAAGCGAGGGCGCTGAACGGCGACGGACTCACCCGGCTGCGCCATTTCCTGCACCTTTACGCGCTGGCCAACATGGAGGATTTTGGCCGCTGCGTGATCCGTACCGGTGCGGAGCCGCTTTCGCCCGAAGGCGCGCGCGGTTTTCGCGAAGCCAAGCGCGCGATCGACGCGGCGATGCGGGACTTCATCGAGCAGGGCCAGGCCGATGGCTCGATCGCGTCCAGCGATCCCAAGATCCTTGCCTTCACCCTGGCCGGCGCGCTCAACTGGCCGGCGCGCTGGCACGTTCCCGGCGGCGAATTGGGCGCCGATGAGATAGCCCGCCAGATGGTCGATATACTGACGAGCGGGCTGGCACCGAGGAGATGA
- a CDS encoding glycoside hydrolase family 15 protein codes for MTATLDLWPIGNCQVSALIDRAGRMVWACVPRVDGDPVFCSLLDDNPPSAEGARGFWEIDLEDCVETSQAYLRNTPILVTRHRDAAGNAIEVVDFCPRHFRHGRMYRPVAFARIVRPVEGSPRIRVRLRPAKAWGAGDPERTRGSNHVRYVLDDMTLRLSTSAPIGWIESERLFRVERPLHFFLGPDESFVGDIGDTLDTMLEHSAHEWRRWVRALATPVEWQEAVIRSAITLKLCQHEETGAIVAALTTSIPEHAGSQRNWDYRYCWIRDAYYTVQALNRLGALDVLESYLEYLRNIVDNAKGGHIQPLYGVGGEATLVEEFALALNGYRGMGPVRVGNQAYEQIQHDAYGQIVLSNAQAFFDQRLYRMAGEEDFRALEKVGERAWAVHDKPDAGLWELRTKSHVHTYSAAMCWAACDRLANAGEALGLAERAAFWRDRAERIRDRIESAAWREETRRISATFGGDDLDASLIQLLDLRFVKPGDERFQGTLRAVEDGLRRGSHMLRYATEDDFGLPHTAFNVCTFWLIEALWLTGRADDARELFEEMLSRRTPAGLLSEDIDPATGELWGNYPQTYSLVGLINCASLLSKPWSAVR; via the coding sequence ATGACCGCGACACTCGATCTCTGGCCGATCGGAAACTGCCAGGTCTCGGCGCTGATCGATCGCGCCGGGCGGATGGTCTGGGCCTGCGTGCCGCGGGTCGACGGCGATCCGGTCTTCTGCTCTCTGCTCGACGACAACCCGCCTTCGGCAGAGGGCGCGCGCGGCTTCTGGGAAATCGACCTGGAGGATTGTGTCGAGACCAGCCAGGCCTATCTGCGCAACACCCCGATCCTGGTCACCCGTCATCGCGACGCCGCCGGCAATGCGATCGAGGTGGTCGATTTCTGTCCCCGCCACTTCCGGCATGGGCGCATGTACCGCCCGGTCGCCTTCGCCCGCATCGTCCGGCCGGTGGAGGGCAGTCCGCGCATCCGGGTACGGCTGCGCCCCGCCAAGGCATGGGGCGCCGGCGATCCCGAGCGGACGCGGGGGTCCAACCATGTCCGCTACGTGCTCGACGACATGACCCTGCGGCTCAGCACCTCCGCGCCGATCGGCTGGATCGAGAGCGAGCGGCTGTTCCGGGTCGAGCGGCCGCTCCATTTCTTCCTGGGGCCCGACGAAAGCTTCGTCGGCGATATCGGCGACACGCTCGATACGATGCTGGAGCACAGCGCGCACGAATGGCGCCGATGGGTGCGGGCGCTGGCAACGCCGGTCGAATGGCAGGAGGCGGTGATCCGTTCCGCCATCACCCTGAAGCTCTGCCAGCATGAGGAAACCGGCGCGATCGTCGCCGCACTCACCACCTCGATCCCCGAACATGCCGGTTCGCAGCGCAACTGGGACTATCGCTACTGCTGGATCCGCGACGCCTATTACACGGTGCAGGCGCTGAACCGGCTCGGCGCGCTCGACGTGCTGGAAAGCTATCTCGAATATCTGCGCAACATCGTCGACAACGCCAAGGGCGGCCATATCCAGCCGCTCTATGGCGTCGGCGGCGAGGCGACATTGGTCGAGGAGTTCGCCCTCGCGCTCAACGGCTATCGGGGGATGGGCCCGGTCCGCGTCGGCAATCAGGCCTATGAGCAGATCCAGCACGATGCCTATGGCCAGATCGTCCTCTCCAATGCCCAGGCTTTCTTCGACCAGCGGCTCTACCGCATGGCCGGCGAGGAGGATTTCCGCGCGCTGGAGAAGGTCGGTGAGCGTGCCTGGGCGGTCCATGACAAGCCCGATGCCGGGCTGTGGGAACTGCGCACCAAGAGCCATGTCCATACCTATTCGGCGGCGATGTGCTGGGCGGCGTGCGACCGGCTCGCCAACGCGGGGGAGGCGCTGGGGCTGGCCGAGCGCGCGGCGTTCTGGCGCGACCGGGCAGAGCGCATCCGCGACCGGATCGAGAGCGCGGCCTGGCGCGAGGAGACCCGGCGCATCTCTGCCACCTTCGGCGGCGACGATCTCGACGCCAGCCTGATCCAGCTGCTCGACCTGCGCTTCGTCAAGCCGGGCGACGAGCGTTTCCAGGGAACGCTGCGCGCTGTCGAGGACGGCTTGCGGCGCGGATCGCACATGTTGCGCTACGCGACCGAGGACGATTTCGGCCTGCCCCATACCGCCTTCAATGTCTGCACCTTCTGGCTGATCGAGGCATTGTGGCTGACCGGCCGCGCCGATGATGCAAGGGAGCTGTTCGAAGAGATGCTGTCACGCCGGACCCCGGCCGGTCTGTTGTCGGAGGATATCGATCCGGCGACGGGCGAGCTGTGGGGCAATTATCCGCAGACCTATTCGCTGGTCGGCCTGATCAACTGCGCGTCGCTGCTCAGCAAGCCGTGGAGTGCGGTGCGATGA
- a CDS encoding UrcA family protein, whose product MTRSTFLIALAAAAATVGTIAFPAYAQEVTTSTEVRYADLNLADGAGKAQLHARIKHAANLVCGVPGQLSLSEYSAARKCARKAVAKAQPQIDLALARVGTDYAANGRLVVAAN is encoded by the coding sequence ATGACCCGTTCGACCTTCCTCATCGCCCTTGCCGCCGCCGCCGCGACCGTGGGCACCATCGCTTTCCCCGCCTATGCGCAGGAAGTGACCACCTCGACCGAAGTCCGCTACGCCGATCTGAATCTGGCTGACGGCGCCGGCAAGGCCCAGCTCCACGCCCGCATCAAGCATGCCGCCAATCTGGTCTGCGGTGTTCCCGGCCAGCTTTCGCTGAGCGAATATTCGGCGGCGCGCAAATGCGCGCGGAAGGCTGTAGCCAAGGCGCAGCCCCAGATCGACCTCGCGCTCGCCAGGGTCGGCACCGACTATGCCGCGAATGGCCGCCTGGTCGTCGCCGCGAACTGA
- a CDS encoding class I SAM-dependent methyltransferase, with the protein MMDDRLIRAAEHWSQMEAPKGRPHWWMHPAIVRHVNRLVCGEAIDGQSAGFHRLIEAEAPKGGFPRAISVGSGVAAKEIALLSDGIVQHFDLFEISEDRLRASKRLARRHGVFDRIDFHCANAFERAFPDGFDLVYWNSSLHHMFDAHAAVAWSYRNLKPGGCFAMDEFVGATRFQWTDAELDIASDIRASLSGQLMRDPGNPTRSLDGRVLRPDLDAFIAADPSEAADSANILGAVRAFFPEARITLTGGVVYSLALDQVLANFDDVKDAARLESLLQLDERLIEDGHVHQAIAIARKGRMAARGGKWRWWDALRRLAHRR; encoded by the coding sequence ATGATGGACGACAGGCTGATCAGGGCCGCCGAACATTGGTCGCAGATGGAGGCGCCGAAGGGTCGCCCGCATTGGTGGATGCATCCCGCCATCGTCCGGCATGTCAACCGGCTGGTGTGCGGAGAGGCGATCGACGGCCAGTCCGCGGGGTTTCACAGGCTGATCGAGGCCGAGGCCCCCAAGGGCGGATTCCCGCGCGCCATTTCGGTCGGCAGCGGCGTGGCGGCGAAGGAAATCGCGCTGCTCAGCGACGGCATCGTCCAGCATTTCGACCTTTTCGAGATCAGCGAGGACCGCCTTCGCGCCAGCAAGAGGCTCGCTCGCCGGCACGGTGTGTTCGACCGGATCGACTTCCATTGCGCGAATGCGTTCGAGCGTGCGTTCCCCGACGGCTTCGACCTCGTCTACTGGAACAGCTCGCTCCACCACATGTTCGATGCCCACGCCGCCGTGGCGTGGAGCTATCGCAATCTGAAGCCAGGCGGCTGCTTCGCGATGGACGAGTTCGTCGGCGCCACGCGCTTCCAATGGACCGACGCGGAACTCGATATCGCGTCGGACATCCGGGCGTCGCTGTCCGGTCAGCTGATGCGCGACCCCGGCAACCCCACCCGATCGCTGGACGGTCGCGTCCTGCGGCCCGATCTCGACGCTTTTATCGCCGCCGACCCGTCCGAAGCCGCCGACAGCGCGAACATCCTCGGCGCGGTGCGTGCCTTTTTTCCCGAGGCGAGGATCACCCTGACCGGCGGCGTCGTCTACAGCCTGGCTCTGGACCAGGTCCTCGCCAATTTCGACGATGTGAAGGATGCCGCCCGGCTCGAATCGCTGCTGCAGCTCGATGAGCGCCTGATCGAGGATGGCCATGTGCACCAGGCCATCGCGATCGCCAGGAAGGGGCGAATGGCAGCGCGGGGCGGAAAATGGCGGTGGTGGGATGCCCTCCGCCGTCTCGCGCATCGCCGCTGA
- the otsB gene encoding trehalose-phosphatase, translating to MLSRPHQPVLPPPPPIDCASHSLFVDFDGTLVPLVDHPELVRADSELVELLDALHTRYGGRLALVSGRSLAQLDAMIGPVVSRIALAGSHGAEVRRGDRLVEPPRPEGLDGAIADVRAYGAGHPEMIVEEKSHGVAMHYRRAPILEEPVKRRAYAIAERHGLEVQLGKMMVELRGPGWDKGQAVAVLMGEPPMAASLPVVIGDDLTDEPALKVAGEMGGFGVLVGAPRESAALYGLTDVGSVRHWLWEAAR from the coding sequence ATGCTGTCCCGGCCCCACCAACCGGTGCTTCCGCCGCCGCCGCCGATCGACTGCGCCAGCCATAGCCTGTTCGTGGATTTCGACGGCACCCTGGTTCCGCTGGTCGATCATCCCGAACTGGTCCGTGCAGACAGCGAACTGGTGGAGCTGCTCGATGCCCTGCACACACGCTATGGTGGCCGTCTCGCGCTGGTCAGCGGCCGTTCGCTGGCTCAGCTCGATGCGATGATCGGTCCCGTCGTCAGCCGGATCGCGCTGGCGGGGAGCCATGGCGCGGAGGTCCGTCGCGGCGACCGGCTGGTCGAGCCGCCCCGCCCGGAAGGTCTCGATGGCGCGATTGCCGATGTGCGCGCCTATGGCGCCGGCCATCCGGAGATGATCGTCGAGGAAAAGAGCCACGGCGTGGCGATGCATTATCGGCGCGCACCCATCCTGGAGGAGCCGGTGAAGCGCCGGGCCTATGCGATCGCCGAACGCCACGGGCTGGAGGTCCAGCTGGGCAAGATGATGGTCGAGCTGCGCGGGCCCGGCTGGGACAAGGGGCAGGCGGTGGCGGTGCTGATGGGCGAACCGCCGATGGCGGCCAGCCTTCCCGTCGTGATCGGCGACGATCTGACCGACGAGCCGGCGCTCAAGGTGGCGGGCGAGATGGGCGGCTTCGGCGTGCTGGTCGGTGCGCCGCGCGAAAGCGCGGCGCTCTACGGGCTCACCGATGTCGGGTCGGTACGCCACTGGCTGTGGGAAGCGGCGCGATGA